From Actinomyces procaprae:
GTCGGCGTTGACGTTGCTGCCCAGTGGGCCGCCGGTGTTGCCTTTATCGGTGGAGGCGTCTACGCCTTGGGGGTAGCGGGCCATGACCGCGGCGACGGACTGGCGGGCCTCGGGGGACAGGTTCAGGGGGTCGGTGCCGGAGCCCAGGCCGTTGAGGATGCCGGAGGTGGCGGTGGCACGGGCGGAGCTCTTGTACTGCCTTGCAGGATCGGCCATGCCCGTGGAGGGGAGTTGGTCGATCTGGTTGGCGAGCATGGCCCAGTCGGTGGTCCAGGACTGGTCTGTCAGGCCGCCGGTCTCAATGAGCTGCTGGATGCGCTTGGCGTGCTCGACGGACTGGGAGGTGGTGACCGGTTCGGTGGTGCCGTCCGGGTTGGTGACCAGCCACTTGGTGGCGGCGTCGGGGTTGCCGGTCATGGCATGCACGACCCCGGCCAGCGGGTTGTCTGTAGGGCCTATAGGGAACTGTTTGTCATATGCGTCCCGCCCCTGGGGCTGATAGCGCCCTGGATCGGGGTTGAAGTTCTCCAGCCGGTTGGCGAGTGTGAGTAGTAGCTGGTCGTTGTAGTTAAGGCCGATGTCCTCGGGGGTGCCGTCGGAGTCGATGTCGGCGGGACGGGAGGCGGCGAGCATCTGGTTCAGCGCACCTATGCGCAGAGGCTTGCCCTTCTCCTCCGCATAGTTCACGAGCCGGTTGGCGTAGGCCTCGGCCTTGTCGTCGTCCCAGGTCATTGAGGCGGTGGCAAGCACGTGCCCCAGAGCATCGGCCAAGTCCTCGCCCGCGTTCGGACGGTCGCTGGTGCTGATGCCCTGTGGGTGAGTGAAGGTCAATTGGTCTTGGGTGTCTCCGGGCAGGTCCAGCAGGCGGCCGGGTCCGATGTTGTTCAGGATGGTGTTGGCGTAGACCGCGTCGCCTTGGTTGGCCTGGACGCGCCCGATGAGCTCGTCCCACTCCTCGGGGGTGCAGCCGTTGATGGAGTAGTCCACCATGGTCTGGGCGTCGGCGCGGGCCTGGTTGACCTTGTCCACCTGGTTGTGCGTTTTGATGTTCTCGGGGGTGTCCTCGGTGCCTTCGGGCAGCCAGTAGCAGATCGTGCCGTCCGCGGCGGTGGTGGTTATGCCGCCCTCGTTCGCGGCCTTGGCCGCGTCCAGGCGGGCTTGCAGGGAGTTGATCTCAGTCTCCAGGGCGCTGGCGTGTTGGCCGGCCGTGTTGGAGCGCCCGCTCAGCTTGGCGGGATAGTCCTGTACCCGGTTGGTGCTGGTTACCGTTTCCCAGCTGGTCTCGGACTGGTCCTTGTAGTCGGTCAGCTTGTCGATGATGTCCTGGACGCCATCGGCGTCAAGCGATACATAAGTCATTGCTCACTGCCCCCACTTCGCGCGGTAGTCGTCCTCGTCGACATACGTCGGCTCGGCCTCCCAGTCGTCACTGACCTCTACGGTGGCGCTACGCACGTTGGAGATCATCTCGTCGATGATTCCCACAAGCTTGTCGTGCATGGTGTCAGCCAGGGGAGACTGCCACACAGAGTCCTCCCCGCCCAGGCCTTGGGTCAGCAGGGTGGACTTCGGAGTCATACCCACTGTGGCCGGATCCGCATCCAGGTCGTCCTGAGCCTGCTCAAGCGCATCAGCCACCCTCTTCAAAGCGAACTTCTTGTAGTTGTAGTCCTCCCCATCACCCGGCGGTGGGATAGGCGAAGGACCCGGAGACGGGCAAGGTGTGGGGTAAGACATCAGTAGTCAGGTCCTTTCAAAGTGTTCGAGCGAAATAGGCCGACAGAACGCGGCCCGGCTCATCAACCATCCTGGGTTTTATGGCTCCTTGGTTGGCCTGGTGTTGAGGGTTTGGATTTCGGCTACGGGGATGTTGGTGGTTGTGGTGGTGGTGTGGGTGTTCATGGTGCCGGTGGCGCCGTCGGTGGCGGTGTAGGTGATGGTGTAGGAGACCTTGACGTCTACCGGGGTGGTGTTG
This genomic window contains:
- a CDS encoding DUF6571 family protein, yielding MTYVSLDADGVQDIIDKLTDYKDQSETSWETVTSTNRVQDYPAKLSGRSNTAGQHASALETEINSLQARLDAAKAANEGGITTTAADGTICYWLPEGTEDTPENIKTHNQVDKVNQARADAQTMVDYSINGCTPEEWDELIGRVQANQGDAVYANTILNNIGPGRLLDLPGDTQDQLTFTHPQGISTSDRPNAGEDLADALGHVLATASMTWDDDKAEAYANRLVNYAEEKGKPLRIGALNQMLAASRPADIDSDGTPEDIGLNYNDQLLLTLANRLENFNPDPGRYQPQGRDAYDKQFPIGPTDNPLAGVVHAMTGNPDAATKWLVTNPDGTTEPVTTSQSVEHAKRIQQLIETGGLTDQSWTTDWAMLANQIDQLPSTGMADPARQYKSSARATATSGILNGLGSGTDPLNLSPEARQSVAAVMARYPQGVDASTDKGNTGGPLGSNVNADGTTTYYPKFTDRALTNLIGQVTLDQWASTTLGGAMTDYHTQQLQDAVNQYNTTGDAAALTKAVRSQSRTNAFFAGAAAHQLVAMAEKDDSASDDANSVTSFLAGLIPVAGPVLSLGVDLGEPFSTDNADQARNQAEEIENTAINANNRQLTLALLNSGLYTQDDLKATLENAGTSVDALRVIDQDGNNLTQNMTPEQLADPNTGAGLEEVGNNLYSPTNPDLDLTETRKGGFKEGWGTTNPDSNTAPSHTWGKDDEED